In Helianthus annuus cultivar XRQ/B chromosome 9, HanXRQr2.0-SUNRISE, whole genome shotgun sequence, the following are encoded in one genomic region:
- the LOC110879933 gene encoding thaumatin-like protein 1b yields the protein MNMEIHVLLIVILATSLMHGVSSSVFTIRNNCPYDIAPGTLTSSGASITTGFELAPQASSTIDVPTPWSGRVWGRFQCSNDGGRFSCQSGDCGSGQVECNGAGAAPPATLAEFTLADASGTDYYDVSLVDGFNLPISIVPQGGCPVTDCPVDINAQCPSELAVQDGTGGTIGCRSACVAFNRPEYCCTGDYSTPETCPPTDYSRFFKGLCPRAYSYAYDDASSTFTCNTGANYDITFCP from the exons ATGAATATGGAGATTCACGTTCTCTTAATAGTTATTCTTGCCACCAGTCTCATGCATG GTGTTAGCTCGTCCGTTTTCACGATAAGAAACAATTGTCCTTACGACATCGCACCAGGAACTTTGACAAGCTCAGGGGCATCTATAACAACAGGGTTTGAACTTGCACCACAAGCTTCAAGCACTATTGATGTTCCAACACCATGGTCCGGACGAGTCTGGGGTCGGTTCCAATGTTCAAATGATGGTGggaggtttagttgtcaaagtggaGATTGTGGTTCTGGTCAAGTAGAATGCAATGGTGCTGGTGCAGCCCCACCAGCAACTCTTGCTGAGTTTACATTAGCAGATGCAAGTGGAACAGACTACTATGATGTTAGCCTTGTTGATGGGTTTAATTTACCTATTTCGATTGTTCCACAAGGTGGTTGTCCTGTCACCGATTGTCCAGTTGACATTAATGCTCAATGCCCATCTGAGCTAGCTGTGCAAGATGGAACTGGTGGAACCATCGGATGTAGAAGTGCGTGTGTTGCATTTAACAGGCCAGAATATTGTTGCACCGGAGATTATAGTACACCAGAAACATGCCCGCCAACAGATTATTCAAGGTTTTTCAAGGGTCTTTGCCCCAGGGCATATTCTTATGCGTATGACGACGCATCAAGTACTTTTACATGTAATACCGGCGCGAATTATGACATAACATTCTGCCCGTGA